The following coding sequences are from one Streptomyces sp. V3I7 window:
- a CDS encoding SulP family inorganic anion transporter → MTTTTPEAPRASKFPHLKQDFLASLVVFLVALPLCVGVAVASGVPAELGLVTGIVGGLVAGLMRGSSLQVSGPAAGLTVLVFEAVGEFGLPVLGVIVLVCGLLQVLMGALRLGRYFRAISVSVVEGMLAGIGLVLIAGQLYPVLAAEAPESGPGKLVGLPGALADAFGDTGALASLALGAGTIAVLVLWRRMPAKVRAVPGPLAAVGLATVAALVLDLPVATVEVRGLLGSLQPPPLSAFGELAQPGVIGTIVAFTLIASAESLFSAAAVDRMHDGPRTSYDRELLAQGAGNTVCGLLGALPMTAVIVRSAANVQAGARTKASRVLHGVWLLLFAALLPGVLAYIPIPALAGILVYSGAKLVPVREIASLWRDHKGEVLILVVTAVSIVAVSMFEGVLIGLALAIVKTAWEASHIRLEVVDKGAGPVEAYLSGNATFLRLPKILDELEALPQDRPVRLDLTGLHHLDHACLRALEGWAERHSAAGTEPVRLTAA, encoded by the coding sequence ATGACCACGACGACGCCCGAGGCTCCCCGGGCCTCCAAGTTCCCCCATCTCAAGCAGGACTTCCTCGCCTCCCTCGTCGTCTTCCTGGTCGCGCTCCCGCTGTGCGTGGGCGTGGCCGTCGCCTCGGGGGTGCCGGCCGAACTCGGTCTGGTCACCGGCATCGTGGGCGGCCTCGTCGCCGGGCTGATGCGCGGCAGCAGCCTGCAGGTGTCCGGGCCGGCCGCGGGGCTGACCGTGCTGGTCTTCGAGGCGGTCGGCGAGTTCGGGCTGCCCGTGCTCGGCGTGATCGTGCTCGTCTGCGGTCTGCTCCAGGTCCTGATGGGCGCCCTGCGGCTGGGGCGGTACTTCCGGGCCATCTCGGTCTCCGTGGTGGAGGGCATGCTGGCCGGTATCGGTCTGGTGCTGATCGCCGGACAGCTGTACCCGGTGCTGGCGGCCGAGGCGCCCGAATCGGGCCCCGGCAAGCTGGTCGGGCTGCCCGGGGCGCTCGCGGACGCCTTCGGGGACACCGGCGCGCTGGCCTCGCTCGCGCTCGGCGCGGGGACGATCGCCGTCCTCGTGCTGTGGCGGCGCATGCCGGCGAAGGTGCGGGCGGTGCCCGGACCGCTCGCCGCGGTCGGACTCGCCACGGTGGCCGCCCTGGTGCTCGACCTGCCGGTGGCCACCGTCGAGGTGCGGGGGCTGCTGGGCTCGCTCCAGCCGCCCCCGCTGAGCGCCTTCGGCGAGCTGGCGCAGCCCGGGGTGATCGGCACGATCGTCGCCTTCACCCTGATCGCGTCCGCCGAGTCCCTGTTCAGCGCGGCGGCCGTGGACCGGATGCACGACGGTCCGCGCACCTCGTACGACAGGGAGCTGCTCGCCCAGGGCGCCGGCAACACGGTGTGCGGTCTGCTCGGCGCGCTGCCGATGACCGCGGTGATCGTGCGCAGCGCGGCGAACGTCCAGGCGGGCGCGCGGACCAAGGCGTCCCGGGTGCTGCACGGCGTCTGGCTGCTGCTGTTCGCGGCCCTGCTGCCCGGCGTCCTCGCGTACATCCCGATCCCGGCGCTCGCGGGCATCCTGGTGTACTCGGGCGCCAAGCTGGTCCCGGTGCGCGAGATCGCCTCGCTGTGGCGCGACCACAAGGGCGAGGTGCTGATCCTGGTCGTCACGGCCGTGTCGATCGTCGCGGTCAGCATGTTCGAGGGCGTGCTCATCGGGCTGGCGCTGGCCATCGTCAAGACGGCCTGGGAGGCCTCGCACATCCGGCTGGAGGTCGTCGACAAGGGCGCGGGCCCCGTCGAGGCGTACCTGTCGGGCAACGCGACCTTCCTGCGGCTGCCGAAGATCCTCGACGAGCTGGAGGCGCTGCCCCAGGACCGGCCGGTGCGGCTGGACCTGACCGGGCTGCACCACCTGGACCACGCCTGCCTCAGGGCGCTGGAGGGCTGGGCCGAGCGGCACAGCGCCGCCGGCACCGAACCGGTGCGGCTGACGGCGGCGTAG
- a CDS encoding carbonic anhydrase — protein MQPLIDNARTFGQRPEEFAKLAEGQSPQVLFITCSDSRVVPALITGARPGELFELRTAGNIVPPYPDQRPSGEAATIEYAVTVLGVSDIVVCGHSHCGAVGALVRGDDLDAVPAVRDWLTSAEPRPAGAADDPCVAEGVQSHVLAQLLRLRSYPCVAERLAQGRLTLHGWYYEVHTGAVRAHRCLTDSFEAL, from the coding sequence ATGCAGCCCCTCATCGACAACGCCCGTACGTTCGGACAGCGCCCTGAGGAGTTCGCCAAGCTCGCCGAAGGCCAGTCCCCGCAGGTCCTGTTCATCACCTGCTCCGACTCCCGGGTCGTTCCGGCCCTGATCACGGGCGCCCGCCCCGGCGAGCTCTTCGAGCTGCGCACCGCGGGCAACATCGTCCCGCCCTACCCCGACCAGCGGCCCAGCGGCGAGGCGGCCACCATCGAGTACGCCGTCACGGTGCTCGGCGTCAGCGACATCGTCGTCTGCGGCCACTCCCACTGCGGCGCCGTCGGCGCGCTGGTGCGCGGCGACGACCTGGACGCCGTACCCGCCGTGCGCGACTGGCTGACCAGCGCGGAACCGCGGCCCGCGGGTGCGGCGGACGACCCGTGCGTCGCCGAAGGAGTCCAGAGCCATGTCCTGGCCCAGCTGCTGCGGCTGCGCTCGTACCCGTGCGTCGCCGAGAGGCTGGCGCAGGGGCGGCTCACCCTGCACGGCTGGTACTACGAGGTGCACACCGGCGCCGTCCGCGCGCACCGCTGCCTGACCGACTCCTTCGAGGCGCTGTGA
- the zapE gene encoding cell division protein ZapE → MSSSTAASGLSSPTDVTPLSLCEREPHVPADRLVAEMVPPPRFDSVRFATYIPDPNQPSQTEAVGVLQAFAGGLGGAHATGSGKRGFFGFGRVKAPKTPAGPRGVYLDGGYGVGKTHLLASLWHATPAEPALKAFGTFVELTNLVGALGFQQTVQTLSGHRLLCIDEFELDDPGDTVLVSTLLGKLVDAGVALAATSNTLPGKLGEGRFAATDFLREIQGLSAHFRALRIDGEDYRHRGLPEAPAPYSDEQVTSAAYATEGASLDDFPHLLDHLAKVHPSRYGALTDDLKAVCLTGVRPVPDQSTALRLVVLADRLYDREVPVLASGLPFDQLFSEEMLKGGYRKKYFRAISRLTALARDAKGLVADH, encoded by the coding sequence GTGTCGTCATCCACCGCCGCCTCCGGGCTCAGTTCACCGACCGACGTGACCCCGCTGTCCCTGTGCGAACGCGAGCCGCACGTCCCCGCGGACCGGCTGGTCGCCGAGATGGTGCCACCGCCGCGCTTCGACTCCGTCCGCTTCGCCACGTACATCCCGGACCCGAACCAGCCCAGCCAGACCGAGGCCGTCGGCGTCCTCCAGGCTTTCGCGGGCGGTCTCGGCGGGGCGCACGCCACGGGCTCCGGGAAGCGCGGGTTCTTCGGCTTCGGGCGGGTCAAGGCGCCGAAGACGCCGGCCGGGCCCCGCGGGGTCTACCTCGACGGCGGCTACGGCGTCGGCAAGACCCATCTCCTCGCCTCCCTGTGGCACGCCACCCCGGCCGAGCCCGCCCTCAAGGCGTTCGGCACGTTCGTCGAGCTGACCAACCTCGTCGGCGCCCTCGGCTTCCAGCAGACCGTCCAGACCCTCTCCGGTCACCGGCTGCTGTGCATCGACGAGTTCGAGCTGGACGACCCGGGCGACACCGTCCTCGTGTCGACCCTGCTCGGCAAGCTGGTCGACGCCGGTGTCGCGCTGGCCGCCACGTCCAACACCCTGCCCGGCAAGCTCGGCGAGGGCCGGTTCGCGGCCACCGACTTCCTGCGTGAGATCCAGGGCCTGTCCGCGCACTTCCGCGCCCTGCGCATCGACGGCGAGGACTACCGCCACCGCGGGCTGCCCGAGGCGCCGGCACCGTACTCCGACGAGCAGGTGACCAGCGCGGCGTACGCCACCGAGGGCGCGTCGCTCGACGACTTCCCGCACCTGCTGGACCACCTGGCCAAGGTGCACCCCAGCCGGTACGGCGCGCTGACCGACGACCTCAAGGCGGTCTGCCTCACCGGCGTCCGCCCCGTCCCCGACCAGTCGACGGCGCTGCGGCTCGTCGTCCTCGCGGACCGGCTCTACGACCGCGAGGTCCCCGTCCTGGCCTCGGGCCTGCCCTTCGACCAGCTGTTCAGCGAGGAGATGCTGAAGGGCGGCTACCGCAAGAAGTACTTCCGCGCGATATCGCGGCTCACGGCGCTGGCCCGGGACGCCAAGGGCCTCGTGGCGGACCACTGA
- a CDS encoding pyrimidine reductase family protein produces MRRLFPVTEETAAQASGEAPQADGAGGPGGATEEGRAATDGGTGREWSLAELAAAYAYPEAAAEGREPWLRANMVSTLDGAAQHDGRSQPISCPADMRIFGVLRALADVVIVGAETVRQEGYRPARARAEFAAVREAAGQGPAPAIAIVTASLDLDFSLPLFTSPLVPTLILTGAAAPADRIAAAEEAGTRVVIAGEGAGVDPARAVRALAALGHTRLLTEGGPRLLGQVIAAGVLDEMCVTLAPMLTAGDAQRIAGGPAVAVPRRFELVSLLEEAGFLFGRYRRS; encoded by the coding sequence ATGCGACGCCTGTTCCCTGTGACCGAAGAAACAGCAGCCCAGGCCTCTGGTGAGGCGCCTCAGGCGGACGGGGCGGGGGGCCCCGGCGGGGCGACCGAGGAGGGCCGCGCGGCCACCGACGGCGGTACCGGCCGCGAATGGAGCCTGGCCGAGCTGGCCGCCGCGTACGCCTATCCCGAGGCCGCCGCCGAGGGGCGCGAGCCCTGGCTGCGCGCCAACATGGTCTCCACGCTCGACGGCGCCGCCCAGCACGACGGGCGCTCGCAGCCCATCTCCTGCCCGGCCGACATGCGGATCTTCGGCGTGCTGCGGGCGCTCGCCGATGTGGTGATCGTGGGTGCGGAAACGGTTCGTCAGGAGGGCTACCGGCCCGCCCGCGCGCGGGCCGAGTTCGCGGCGGTCCGGGAGGCGGCGGGACAGGGGCCTGCCCCGGCGATCGCGATCGTCACCGCGAGCCTGGATCTGGACTTCTCGCTGCCGCTGTTCACCTCGCCTCTGGTGCCCACGCTGATCCTGACCGGCGCCGCGGCGCCCGCGGACCGGATCGCCGCCGCCGAGGAGGCGGGCACGCGGGTGGTGATCGCGGGTGAGGGCGCCGGAGTGGACCCGGCCCGCGCTGTACGGGCTCTCGCCGCTCTCGGCCACACCCGGCTCCTCACCGAGGGCGGCCCCCGGCTGCTCGGCCAGGTCATCGCCGCCGGGGTGCTGGACGAGATGTGCGTGACCCTCGCGCCGATGCTCACGGCCGGTGACGCGCAGCGCATCGCCGGAGGGCCGGCGGTCGCCGTTCCCCGGCGCTTCGAACTCGTGTCCCTGCTGGAAGAGGCCGGTTTCCTGTTCGGTCGTTACCGTCGCTCCTGA
- a CDS encoding indole-3-glycerol phosphate synthase → MFTSVLMIEKALTSADVEFVTTLHGDEPVSFHVLLEPRGDQADRLLRAIDDIALGELDDAAREGERPEGEAAKEPAAQALDVSLKALRLAGCEADGRLVEDHPLDALKALVEETGADEVIVLTDPHYVEEFFHRDWASRARHKVGVPVLKLFSRSKA, encoded by the coding sequence GTGTTCACAAGCGTATTGATGATCGAGAAGGCCCTGACGTCCGCCGACGTGGAGTTCGTCACCACCTTGCACGGAGACGAGCCGGTCTCCTTCCACGTGCTGCTCGAGCCCCGCGGCGACCAGGCCGATCGCCTGCTGCGGGCGATCGACGACATCGCCCTGGGCGAACTGGACGACGCCGCCCGCGAGGGTGAGCGGCCGGAGGGCGAGGCGGCGAAGGAGCCCGCCGCGCAGGCCCTGGACGTCTCCCTGAAGGCCCTGCGCCTGGCCGGATGCGAGGCCGACGGCCGGCTCGTCGAGGACCATCCGCTGGACGCCCTGAAGGCGCTGGTGGAGGAGACCGGCGCGGACGAGGTGATCGTCCTGACCGATCCCCACTACGTGGAGGAGTTCTTCCACCGGGACTGGGCGTCGAGAGCGCGGCACAAGGTGGGGGTGCCGGTGCTGAAGCTGTTCTCGCGCAGCAAGGCGTAG